The genomic interval ACCCCGGAGGATCCCTCCCTTCCTCGGGGTGCCGAGCAGGTTGCACTCACCCGTCATCTGCGCCCGCTGGAGGTTCCGGAGGTGCTTGACGGTCATCTCCAGGATGTCCGCCTTTTCCAGCTTGGAGTGTCGGGAGCTCTGCGGGAAGGGAACGGAGCCGTCAGGGCTGCCAGCCGGCCCCCTcaaccccccacccctccccataACCCCTGGCACCTCCTCCCCACACTTACATCCTTCTTCAGCGCATCCAGGATGAGGGTCTTCAGCTGCCCCAGGCTCTCATTGATCCGCGCCCGGCGCCGCTTCTCCATGATGGGCTTGGAGGACTGCGGGGAGATGGGGAACCGGTGAGTCCCGGTGCGACCCCGCTCCCGACCCCCGCCCCCCCTAaacccccctccccatcctcatccccaaACACCGACCTCAGCACGGCCGCGGGCTCGCCGCCATCCAGCGCCACCGTTGCTGCTCCCCCACCGGCAGGACCCGCCATTTACCTTCCGGTGTTCGCTGGCGCTCCGCGGTTTATCCGGCGTGTGGCTCGCGTTGGCCGGTGCCCCCGCGATGGGAGAAGCGGTCGGTTTCTCCATGCCCGTGTCGGCGGGCATGGCGGgaggaaattaataataatagtaatgataaaaaacaataacaataaggtaataattaaaaatagaataaagaCCCCAAAGAACGCAGCCGGGCTGCCGGTGGCGGGAAGGCGCTGGTGGCGGGAAGGCGCGTGCGGCGGGAGGGCGCGGGGCGCGTGCGGCGGCGGGGCCGTCAGTCCCGGGGCGCGGCGCCCCCACGGCTTTTATACCCCCCGGCGGCTCCTCATTCGTGGGAACCCGCGGCCGCGGCCGTTCCCACACTCCCGCCGGCCAATCAAGACGCGACCCGCCGCCGGCCGCCGCACCGCCCGCCTCTCCCATTGGCTGCCGGCCTGCCGCCTGCGGCGCGTCACGCCCGCCGGGCGCCGGGCCACGTGGGGGCGGCCGAGAGGACGGGGAGGGCGGAGAGGACacgggaggaggagggggaggcacCGGAGCAGAGGGACCCGGGGGTGGCCCCAGCGCCCTCCCCTCCGCCTGACACCCGCTCCGGCCACGGGGTCGCGCCCCGGAGGGTTGCGGGGGGCGGGCAGCTCCTTTTCCACCCCCCCCGCCGTGACACCCGCACCAcgcaggggtggggggggtcGAGCCCTTCCCGGTGTGATACCGGCACCGGGTCGACCCGCGGGGGGTGCGTGTTgggtgagtgtgtgtgtgtggggtttgGCCGGTCCGCCCTCCCTGCGTGGCACCCAGCCCGGGGGGCACAGAGGGGGTGACCCCGGGTGTGTGTGCGGGGCGCGCTGTCCCGGGGCAGCCCCGCCCGAGGCGCGGCGGTGACCGcgggcggaggcggcggcggcggcggcggctgctggCGCGGCACGCGAGGCCGCGGGCAGCCAACGGGTGAAGGGGGGGGGGTGCGGGGGGTGTGGGTGCGGAACTGGATGGgtggggggggtttggggggtgTGGGTGTCACCGCCGTCGGAGCCGCCCGACCATTGGCTGCCGGCGGCCCCCGCTGTCAATCACGGCGCCGGCGCTCGTGCCTCCGCCCCCGGGGCGCGCGcggctcccccccccccccccctttccccgtTTCCTCCCCccgccctcccccccccttcccgccGCTCCCCCCGCCTCCGCCCGAGCACGTGCCAGAGCGATGGCGGCACCGCCCGCTCGGGGCGGCCATGGGAAAACCCCGCCCCGCCGGGACAGCCCTCGGCACCCTGACACCCCGCACCCCCCCCGCACCGCGGGACAACGCCCCACCCGCACCGGGACACCCCCCGCACCGCGACATTCCCCCCCTGGACcgggacacacacacacacaccccgcACCGGGACACTGCCCGAACCATGCCCCTCCCGCACCGTGCCCCCCCCCGCGGACCGTGACACCCCCTCCCCGACCTCCCCCGTGACTCCCCTTCCGCACCGTGAACACCCCCCCGGACCGTGATACTCCCCCCCAAACCGGGAAAATCCCCACCCCGCACCAGGACACCCCCCCCGCCGTGGGACACTTCTCGCACCGTGACTCCCCCCGGACCGGGACACCCACGCAGCTCCGCAGCAGGACGGGGGTTACGGGAGGGGGTAGCAGGGGTACCAAAAAGCCCCCGGGAacctgaccccccccccccccgctccgtgtgtgtgcgtgtgtgtgttcCCTGTGTTCCTCCTCCGTGGGACGGAGGTCTCGGCGTTACCGGCACCCACCCAGGTCCCCTCCGCGCCCCTACGGGGTCACGGCCGCCCCTTGGCCCCGCTTGGCTGTGGCTGTTCCTTGAGGGTGACGCAAAGGGCATTTCCCTCCCTTAAGGACAGCGTGACGTCAGGAGCGTGACGTCATACCCGTAAGGTTAGAAAAATCGCCCTCGTCTCCCTGGGTCacccccccactcccctcctcctcccagcagacCACCCGTGGGGCTCCCTTGGTGTCCCCCTATCCCCCCCCTAAAAAAGAGGGCGAGGGGCTCTGGGGGCACCCTAAGCCTTCTAGGGATGGGGACACCCCCACCGGGGACACCCCCACTGGGGACACCCCCACTGGGGACACCCCCACCAGGGACACCCCCACCGGGGACACCCCGACTGGGGACCACCCCCTCCTCGTCCCCAGCCCCCCGGGGCTGGCTGAGGGTCAGGGGGggctcctcttcccttctcccaccccccagacccctccctGCCTTGGGGTGGTGATGGGATGGGTTGAGCAGCCTGAAAGCTCTCGGCTGGTTTCTGACCCCGAATATTTCAGgagttttggttgggtttttgaaaattatttttaattatttattgttatttttatttttaaatttatttttaattcatgtttaaGAGCCTGTGCTGCGGGCTGGTCTTTTAATAATCCCAATcacaaaattaaatcttttcatAAATCGCGAATCAAACCCCACCATCCACACCAGCGCCTGAAGCGCAGAGTGACGCCTCGGCTCAAACCCATCCTCCCCGCTCCTGAAGCAAAGATAAAAAGAGCGAAAATTCGGAAAACTCCTCTGGAAACAACGTGGGATTCTCCCTCTCCAAACCAAACTCCACGCGGCTCAGTTTGGGGAcgttttttttgttgttttggtttgttttgggaaGGGAACACAACCACCTCCTGCGTTTATTCCCCGCTGTTTGCCCGTTTTTCCTCTTGATTTTCCGGGATGAATCAGCCCcgttcctcttctccctctccctgcagcccgGGCTGGCGCCTCTCCTGTCCCCGCGGTGACACTGTGAGTGTCACCTTCCCCCTGCTGCCACCCTCTTGTGCCTTGAGGCCGTGATGGGTGCATCCTTCTGCACCCTGTTCCCTCCAGGGTGGGCACCGAGAGCTTGGAATGATGGTTCTGAAGGCACAAGTGTAATGAGTTTGGTGGCCTCAGCCTTATcgggaggaggaagggggttTAGGCAAAGCTGGAGGGGGATGGGAATGGCAGAGATCCAAACAGAAGGAATATCAGGAGCAGGATGAGCACCTGGAGGAGACCAGGAAATCCTTAAGGCCAcggagatgctgggagggcactggagccaggctgagagagttgggggtgttcagcctggagaagagaaggctgcaatggggagaccttagagcaccttccagtgctccaggaaagctgggaagggatttTGGATAAGGGCATGGAATGACAAAAGaagagggaatggctttaaactggaagaggggagacaagatgagattttaattctttggggtgagggtgctgagccccagggtgcccccaaaagctgtggctgccccatccctggcagtgctgaaggttggatggtgctgggagcatcctgggctggtgggaggtgtccctgcccatggcagaagTGTTGGAATCAGAtgctctttaaggtcccttccagtctgGGCTTCCAATTATATTGGAAAAACatattccttatttttctttatttgattCTCCTGTTTCTCTGCCTGCAAGCCAAAGCCCACAgccactggaagaggttgcccaaggaagttgtggctgccccattcctggcagtgttgaaaGCCAGGTTGGGAATGAGTCCcattcctattcctattcctattcctattcctattcctattcctattcctattcctattcctattcctattcctattcctattccacactgccccagggtgcccccagaagctgtggctgccccatccctggagctgttgaaggctggatggggcttggagcatcctgggctggtgggaggtgtccctgctcatgggatgatctttaaggtcccttccaacccaaaccagtctgggatttgaTGGTTCTCCAGAGTTCCTCCCTGGAGGGCCCAGCCCTGAGTGGGTTTTGGATGCAGGCAGCAactcctctgctcccctgctCTGAGTGCTCGGGCACAGCTCAAGGGTGCTGGAAGGACTcgagaaggaattaaaaaactaacaaaaaaaatcaagaaagaaacCCTCCAGGCTGTGCTTCCATTCTCATCGCTGCAGCACACCTGGGCCTTTCATGTCAGGTGGAATTTTAGGTGGTTGGTCACATCCAGGCTGCAAAATGCACCCTGTAAgaagcatcctcctcctcccccagacATTGGGGGGATACATTTATTTCAGGATCCTTTTCCCCAGCACACACAGGGACTCGTGTGACCACAGGAACAGCAATCCTGGGCTGCACCTGGAGTTTTGGGTGGTGCTGATTTCTTCTGGGCAAGCACTGCTGCCCCAAATGCCCACAAAGTCCAGCCTGTTCCTTTGCAGAAAGTGCACCAAGGTGCATGTTGTCTGGCTGGAGAATAATAAATGCCTGCTTTCTAAGTCTCCTTGGAAAGGTTTAGGGATCTGGTGCCTTATGAGACCAATAAAACGCAGAACAACAGCCCTTTGTGCAACCTCCCTTGCTCGTGGGAGAGCACTGTGAGGAAATAACTAATAACAAAAAATAGTGTCCCCTCCTTTGGCAGCTGGCTCAGAATGCATTAATGGCATCATTACAGTGAGGGGAAAAATAGCATAAAGCACAGAGCAAGTTTTCCAACAGAATCTACATCAAATCATGCAATTCCCAGCCTGGGAGCAGTGATTATTGATCGTGTTCCTCTCCACTGAGAATTCTTCTCCATGTGACAAGTTGGGGGAAGGTTTTGTTGTTCTAAACCACAGCCTTTCTCCTCCAGTTTCAGATGTGTCCAGGTTTCAAAGCTCAGTGAAATTTGGGGAAAAGCTTCTCTTTTCCTTAAATAACTTCAGGTGAAGGCAGAATTCTGGGCTGGGATTGCTGTGTTACTTCGTGTCTTGGTCCTACCTAAGCCCACATTTGGATATCGTTGTGATTCCCAACCTGAGCCAGAGGTTAGATTGCAAATCCCTCTGGGAATGGGGAGGAAAGCTCAGCTGGAGTTTGGAACAGGGATTTTTTGGAGGTAAGAGCCCAGTAAGAGCCTTGCTGGAAGGGAGCTGGGCAGCTTTGCACCAGCACAGGTCATGAGCATCTTATTTACCTTCATTTTCATCATCACAGTTCCCTAGAAAGGTCCATAGGGGATCCCAAAGAATCCAAAAGAGAGTGATTGGTGAATTCCAGTGCAATGGGAATTGCAGTTATTAATTTGCCTTTAATTAAGACTGCTCTCTCCTGCAATGGCTCACTTGCagtcagcacagctctggctggGTATAATTTGGGTTTTACATTTTTTGCCACTGACAACCTGTCCTGGATACACAGGGGGAAAGTGAAAGCCTTTAAACTGGCTCTGGATGGGTCCCTGGGATTTTCCTTCTTAAGGTTTATGTGAAAATTCCCTGTGATTCCTCCCTGGTCATGGCCTATATAGCCATAATCTTGATCCCTTAAAAAACCATCATGTTTATACAGTGGGGTGggtttaaaaccaaaccaaaacagcttAAAGGCTTTTTCTGCCTGAAGACTGGCAACATGAGGCAGGTTATTAATCCTAATATCAGTGTTTGATTAGAGGAGAGGGAACAGAAGAGGACAAACTGCTTGTGGCTGACTCCACTTGTCCTTGCCCAGCCTGGACTTGCCCTGCATCTCTCGAGCTCTCTTTGATCACTAAACCCAATTTTATTACAACCAAACTTCAAAAATTTTGAAGCCCAACTCAAAAGCTTGCAgctggggtggaaaaaaaaaaagaagaaaaaaaaaagaaaaaaaaaaaggctcataAAAGGCCTGGTGGGGTCCCAGGGGGCTGAATGCAGGTTTTGTCTCCTTCCTGCATCCTGCCTGCTTGTGGCCCTGGCCCTGTTTGTTCGGGGTATTGTTGGGCAGACAGCTGGGGCTGTGTTCAGCCACTCCAGTGCCTGTTTGCCCAGGGATTGGGCTGTAATCCCtctgggatttccctctgcttgaTCCCATACAATCATCCCCTGCCATACATCACTCGGGGGAGTGTGTCAAAGGGAATGCTGAAGGAGAAATTAAGACATTAAGGCCTGGCAGATTGCAAGGAGGTTCTTTAGCAGCCTATAATGTGTAACAAATTACAGTACAGCCTTCTGCCCTCAGCATCCTTTTCAAACCTGGCACGGCCTCTtttgtccctccccagcttaCTGCTCTAATCAGCTAAAATTAATTATTAGGGTCGCATGACTCCCCAAATCCCCCAAACAAGCCCGGGGCCAGAAAAACCCCCACAAGcaatggtttttttctctgcttgccTTCCCTCCTTTGCCTGCTCTTCCCAGGGCATGCACAAGGTTCCCCCtatccctcccttccctcccacccgACACGTGGGCTTGCAGAGCATCGTGGAGTGCATGGGAATGCAATTTAAATAAACCCCAGGCATTCTTGGGCTCTGAGGAAACTTGGGGCTCTTTCAGTAAAGATACTTCTAAGAAGATGACTGTCTGCACTGATAAACTGTTACGGGCATCCTTTGCAGGGCTGCTGGATATGGGGACGCCATGGTGGCGACGTGGGAGGAATTTGGGGACATCAGAAATgggaattattattttttggttttttgcttttttttttttttcttttttctggggCTCTTTGGAGCAAAtgggttttaatttcttttctcatctctctcttcctccttccacGCCCTGGGGCAGGAAGAAAACCCGCAGTGGGGGAGACAAAAAACTCTTTCTGACGGCATCGCCCCGGTTTGGTCTCGGGGAGCTGAGAGCCTCCCTTGAGCTGCAGCCCCAGAATAGCCCAGCTGATTGAGACAGATGTTCTCTTCTTTAGCAAGTGCCAACACTTTGCCCAAACACATATTTGCTGACTTACCCTTGGCTGGGAAACATCTTGAAAAGGCGGCGGAGATAAAAAGGAAGGGAACGAAGCCGCGTTGTGTCCAGATTTAACACAGCCCAGTGCTCCATTCTCTGAAACCAGTCCTGGCTGAAGAGGTCCCTTTCACTGGATCCTGTTCATTTGTTGATGGATAATAGGGGCTGAGTTGCAGCAATCCGtgtgcagaaagcagaaaatagagTCAATTACATCTGTATTAGGTGGCCGTGGGGAGAAAATCTCCTTACATGCCTTCCACTGATACTGTTCTTAATTATATTGGCTAAGGAGCTGCCTCTGTTAAATCCAGGCACAACTTGAGCTGCTCTAAATATAGAGCCTCAAATATCTCCTGAGAAGGCAATGGCTGGGATGTAACTTTCCAGCAGGACTTGAAATTaggaggttttttgttgttttttttttacttgcccACAAGAAAGGTCTCCAGTTGAGCTGGCACAAGGGTGCCAGTGGGGAGCAGAAGCAGGTGGCTCAGTGTGGCTCTGCCAGGACCTGCTTCAGGTGGAGAGTCCTGAAAACCTGCCCAGTTCCTGGTGCTGTCCCTCCCGGGGAGAAACAGACATTGGGACCTGGTCCTTAAAGCCCTGGTTTAGTTGTTTCATTATGGTGgtggtcaaaggttggactgggtgatctgggaggtcttttccagcctaaaacattctgtgattctgtgaaacaagAGGTTGAACCTTGGGAGGATGGGATCTGCATGGTTCCCTCTGCTTTGGGCTGCTCCTTGGTTGGGTGATGCCATCACCCCAAGCTTGGAAGGGCCTAAGTGTTGCTATGGATTTTATGGTTACCTGCAGGGTGTGGGAAATCACTGAATCACAGGCTGGGTggggaaggaccttaaagctcccccagtgccacctctgCCATGTTCAGAGACACCTCCCCCatcccaggatgctccaaggcccatccaaccttcaacacccccagggatggggcagccacagcttctctgggaaacctggagctcagcaccctcacaccaaagaatttgttcctaaaatctcatctcaatctcccctctttcagcttgaaaccctttcccctcatcccatccccccAGGCCTTTATCCCAAGTCCCattccagccttcctggagccccttcaggcactggaagttGCTCCAaggtctctgcagagccttctcttctccaggctgaacacccccaactctctcagcctggctgaggagcagaggggctcCTATGAGCCCCCAAGAGACACCTAAAGGTCCTAGGAGCAGAAAGGATACAGATTAGGACCTCTTTTCCTCAAGGCTTTATCTAGAGTAGGTAAACTCCAGAGGGCTGTGCCATCTACCCAACCAGGACAAGTATCTGTGGCACGtcacagattttgctttttggttctGGTTTCCCTTGATCTTATTAAAAACTTGTCTGTTCCTCTACCTGCagggaaatgtaaaaaaaaaaaaaaaataaaattcaattctatttgcttttccttagtAAAGATTTGTCATTTTGCCATCTGTAGGCAAGCCTGCTCAGCAACAATGGGTTTTGTTTGACTTCTCTAGCAAAAAGGTCCCAGTTTTTCCCTtggccccagccccagctcgCTTCCCCCTCTATTCCCTCCctcctcattcttttctctgGGTCTGTTGATGAGCTTGGCCTAATCAGATTAACTCAACCCAGACACAGCAGTGGCAgtttattctcttttaaaaggACTCCACAGTTTCCTACAAACTTTTTTGTAAACTCTTCATCTCCTGCTAAAGTCCTTTGTAAGCTGCATCCAATGGACTCTTTGAGAGCCCCACACTCCCCATCAATGAATGGGTCACTAATCCAGAAGAGTGGAGCAAGGCTTTGAAATCCTTGCCTCTAAATGCCACTGAGGCACTGGGAGCCTTGCCTAGCACACCAGGAAAAGGGAATTCAAGTCCCAACTAGCTGGAGCTATTCCTAAAATAGATGTTTTGAAATAAgaataatcattaaaaaaaaaaaatctggtttcttTACAAGGCTGATGAGATGGAGATGGGTTCTCTGGGGTTGTCCTTTACCCAGGGCAGGAATGGGATGTCCTGCAAAGCCAAGAAGAGGAGAGAACCCAAGTTCTGGCACCACAGGCAGGTGCTCATCAAGCCTGGGCAGAAGTTTCACcatccacagctcttccctttaGCATCAGCCCAGAGCTTTTCCTCCCCAGATTTTCCCCTTCTGCTTCTGGCTGGCATGTCTGGACAGCTTCATTGTGGGGAGGATTTCATGGCATTCAGTGGAGGTTTCCACCTCTTtagggctgcagagagcagatgaAGGTTGTGACTCTGTCCCACTGCCTCCCAGTCCCTTCATGCCTTGGAGAAAACTTGCTCCATGTTcaaaagaggcaaaaaagaTCCCACAATGAGCAAAGCAagtccctgaaaaaaaacaaccccaaaacccctaTTGTCTTCCAGGAAGGCAGCAATCATTTTTCATGCTATCAGCTTCATATT from Calypte anna isolate BGI_N300 unplaced genomic scaffold, bCalAnn1_v1.p scaffold_134_arrow_ctg1, whole genome shotgun sequence carries:
- the LOC115600201 gene encoding transcription factor HES-1-like; amino-acid sequence: MPADTGMEKPTASPIAGAPANASHTPDKPRSASEHRKSSKPIMEKRRRARINESLGQLKTLILDALKKDSSRHSKLEKADILEMTVKHLRNLQRAQMTGECNLL